The genomic segment GCCGCTCAAGGAAATATCCGTCAGAAAGAACCGCTCGGAAGCATTGTCTTCGCCCAAGCCGCAGGACCAGCCCGGAGCTCCGGGTGGTGCATCCCCCGCGAGAATGCTGCTGCCGCCTGCCACCAGCAAGAACGAGCTGATATCCCAATCGCGAAGCAGCTCGGCCATGCGGTCGAGAGCAAAGCCCTTGCCGATCGCGCCCAGGTCGAATTCAAGTCGGCCGCTCAGGCACGTGATGGACAACTCGCCAGGCACCAGATCCCACCCAGAAAGCGAGGCCTGAGTCTTCAGCGCGCCAGGCGTGGGACAGAAGGCTGTGTGTGTGGCCTCTTCCATTCGCTTCGCGATCTGCAGGCAGGCGAAGGCCGGCTCGCTCAAACGCATCTTTTCACCGGGGGCGAGATGCGCAGCACGGGCGATGTCGCTGTTGGTGCGGAAGCGGCTTAAGCAGGATTCGAGCGAATTGACGAGATCGAATGTGGCCTGTGCGGCCTGTGCGGCGTACCCTTTTTCGTCATGGACGATGCGCACTTGAAAGTGAGTCGCCATGGCGGCATGATTGAACTGGTGAATGTCAGGCATAACACTCTCTATTTGGGCGCAGGGATCCACAACAGGATGAGCACATTTGGACGTACGCCGAAGAAGTCGGGACGCAGATCTCGCAATTGGTCGGTGTATTGTTGCGAGGCTTCGTTGGAGGTGATGTAGAAATCGGCGTCGGGCACCTGCTGGCCTGGCTGGTAAAAGCCGACCTGATCAAACTGGCGGAGATACCAGGGTAACGGCCACGGGTCCGACGCGATGACTGCAATGCGTGGCCTGGCTATCCCGCTCTTGTGCGCCAGATCGTGGATCTCTGCCTCGAGGCCGAGAATGTCTTCCGTCGTGTGCGCATACGCATAGGGGTTGGCTTCGTCGGCCGCATGGAGGAAAACGCGCTGACGCGTGTCGTGAGCGATCAACACCGCGGCAATCACAGCAAGAGCGCCCGGGAGAGGGTATGCAGCGCGCGGTCCCAGTGTCGTCGCGATCCAATGCCACACCGACTCGGTGGCTTTAGCAGCGAGCAGAGCCAGAGGCAGCCAGAGATTCAGCGCCAGCCATGGTGTTTTGTAGGGGATCGAGCTATAGATGATGGCGATGAAGAGCCCGTAACAGGCGAGCAAGCGGTACGCTGAAGCGTCGCGCTTCCGGATCGCGAGGACAAATCCGATGCAGGCGAGCGCGCACAGCAATCCGCCGGACCAGCCGCCGGTGAGAAGCCTGCCGTAATACCAGAACGCCTTTTCGTGGCCCTGGCCGGCCGCACGCGACAGAGCATCCGGGGCCACCTTCGCCAGGGTTGTCAGCCCCTTCCAATTTG from the Occallatibacter riparius genome contains:
- a CDS encoding FAD:protein FMN transferase, producing MPDIHQFNHAAMATHFQVRIVHDEKGYAAQAAQATFDLVNSLESCLSRFRTNSDIARAAHLAPGEKMRLSEPAFACLQIAKRMEEATHTAFCPTPGALKTQASLSGWDLVPGELSITCLSGRLEFDLGAIGKGFALDRMAELLRDWDISSFLLVAGGSSILAGDAPPGAPGWSCGLGEDNASERFFLTDISLSGSGVAVKGAHILDPRTAQPASRQLRAWVIADSAAESDALSTACMVLSEPELEEILAPNHSWLAFLDTENGVRPIGSRALPIRS
- a CDS encoding flippase activity-associated protein Agl23 yields the protein MEKASPRRLWSRWLAFLFIALIGLAVRLPQLGTRPMHTDEAVNAYIVGQLLAGEKYTYDPQDRHGPALATLALPLVRLQGARSFADLTESKLRLIPVVAGTITILLFGAAVDLFGLIPCMLAALLLAVAPLPVYYDRYFIHESLFCAATIGLILSGWRAAKTRSVGYAALAGACAALMFACKETSVLHWFALAAAGFASWLLNPRHDRPAGRWRAAPPLSALGAFLALALLLFTGFGTNWKGLTTLAKVAPDALSRAAGQGHEKAFWYYGRLLTGGWSGGLLCALACIGFVLAIRKRDASAYRLLACYGLFIAIIYSSIPYKTPWLALNLWLPLALLAAKATESVWHWIATTLGPRAAYPLPGALAVIAAVLIAHDTRQRVFLHAADEANPYAYAHTTEDILGLEAEIHDLAHKSGIARPRIAVIASDPWPLPWYLRQFDQVGFYQPGQQVPDADFYITSNEASQQYTDQLRDLRPDFFGVRPNVLILLWIPAPK